In the genome of Campylobacter showae CSUNSWCD, the window AAGCGCTCCGGCGGCAAAAAACGGCACGGCTATCGAGGGTCTTAGCGTCACGGCGATCGACGACAACGCAAGGTACAAATACCGCCTACCTGCAGACGCTGCCGGTATCCTAGTAACTGACGTAAAAGCGGGCTCGAATGCTGAAAAAATCGGCTTTGAAAAAGGCGACATCATCATACAAATCGCCGAGGAAAATATCAAAAATATGGATGATTTTAACAAAGCCCTAGCAAACGCGAAAGGCAAAAAGACCCTCGTTTGGGTTAATCGCGGCGGACTTTTCCAAGGTCTTGTTATAAAATAATTTCTACCTTTAGGCGCGGGAAACTGCGCCTTTTTCTTCAATTAAATTTTAGTACGTTTTAAATTTTATACTATTAGAACATCAACAGTTAAATTTTCTAATTTCATATGACAAATTTGATAGCAAAATTCAGAGACAAAATCTAGCGGAAAAATTAAAGGCACTAAATTTTACGCACTATAATTTTCATTTTATACGCCACGTGTTTTTGGTATTTTTACATTTTTTTAAAGTTGATCTTCGTAGGCACTATAACGCTATTTTTGGTTTTTGAATAAAATAGTACAATATTATACGAGCGATCTCTCAAATTTTTAATAATTTTCGCATCCATTTTTATAGGCTGATATTGACGAAAATATACAAAACCAGCAAAGCTACACTATATACGTAGCTTCTCAAGGCATTAACTTTATTGGTTTATGACATCATAATACGACGGTATCACCGGCGTCAGCAAATCATCGTTTATCTTAAAATCCTTTTTTGTGTTGCTTAGCGTGATTTTGATTTTATTGCCGAGCTTGTCCTCGTAGTCGATCCTTGTCGGGATGTAGTTTTTGACGGTGATTAGATACTCTACGCCGTCGTATTTGGCTTTATAAAGCGTATCAGTGATCTTAACCGCGTTTCTAACGACGTCGATTAGATTGGGCGCCTTTTCAAATTTTGAGATGATCGCTTGCTCGAGCGCATCCTCGATCACGACGACGCGGTTTTTATCAAAGTAGATTTTTTTAGGCGTCGGACGCTCATAGATCCAGTAGGCGCGGTTGTTACTTTTTGCGTAAAATTTACCAAAATAATCAACCGTTTCGTTCTCGCTCGTGATGGTTTGCACGAAGTCGCTTTGAAGCGTGACGAAATTTAACGTAACTGCGAAAGCCGAGGCGCAAAAGAGCAAAAATGCTAAAATTTTTTTCATATATTTTCCTTTATCGGGCGAAATTCTAGCTAAGTTTAAATAATAAAATGTTAAAATCCAAGCTTTAACAAAATTTAAAAAGGCTAAAAATGATAACGGCGTTTATGCAGAAGGTATTTGGCACAAAAAACGACAGGGAAGTAAAAAAATATTTCAAACGAGTCGCCTACATAAACTCACTTGAAAGCAAATATCAAGCGATGAGCGACGATGAACTGAAAGCAAAATTTAACGAATTTAAAGCGCAGGTGCAAAACGGAGAAAAGAGTCAGGACGAGCTGCTAGACGATGTGTTTGCCATCGTGCGAGAGGTTGGTAAAAGAACGCTAAATATGCGCCATTTCGATGTTCAGCTAATCGGCGGCATGGTGCTAAACGACGGCAAGATTGCCGAGATGAAAACGGGCGAAGGCAAAACCCTCGTAGCAAGCTTGCCCGTCGTACTAAACGCGATGGGCGGCAAGGGCGTGCACGTCGTGACCGTAAATGACTACCTAGCTAAGCGCGACGCGACGCAAATGGGCGAAATTTATAAATTTCTAGGCCTTAGCGTCGGCGTGATACTAGGCGGCGAATATGACGACGCAGCGCGCAAAGCCGCATACGACAGCGACATAACGTACGGCACGAATAACGAATTCGGCTTTGACTACCTACGCGATAATATGAAAATGGATTTCAAAGACAAGGTGCAAAGAGAGCACAACTTCGTCATCGTGGATGAGGTCGATAGTATCCTCATCGACGAGGCCAGGACGCCGCTCATCATCTCGGGCCCTACAAACCGCACGCTAGATGGCTACATCAAAGCAAACGAGGTCGCGCGCCAGATGAAGCGAGGCGAACCGCCTGCGACTCCGCAAGAAAAGGCTACGGGCGACTTTACCGTAGATGAAAAAAACCGCACGATAGCGATCACCGAAGAAGGCATCTCAAAGGCTGAAAAGCTCTTTGGCGTGGGAAATCTTTACGATATGGAAAACGCGATTTTGAGCCACCATCTAGACCAAGCTCTAAAAGCGCACAATCTCTTTGAAAAGGACGTGCACTACGTCGTTCGTGATGGGCAAGTCGTCATAGTCGACGAATTTACGGGACGTCTTAGCGAAGGTCGAAGATTTAGCGAGGGCTTGCACCAAGCGCTCGAGGCTAAAGAGGGCGTAAAGATCCAAGAAGAGAGCCAAACGCTAGCCGATATTACATTTCAAAACTACTTTAGACTTTACAAAAAACTATCGGGCATGACGGGTACGGCGCAGACGGAGGCGACCGAGTTTTCGCAAATTTACAAGCTTGACGTCGTATCCATCCCGACAAACGTGCCGGTAATCAGAAAAGACAACAACGATCTCATCTATAAAACGGAAAACGAGAAATTTAAAGCCGTGATCGACGAGATCAAAAAAGCTCACGACCGCGGTCAGCCCGTACTCGTGGGTACCGCCTCGATCGAAAAGAGCGAAAAGTTGCATAACCTACTCGTAAAAGAAAAGATCCCGCACTCCGTGTTAAACGCTAAAAACCACGAAAAAGAGGCCGAGATCATCGCTCAGGCCGGCGCTCGCGGCGCGGTTACGATCGCGACGAATATGGCCGGACGCGGCGTAGATATCCGTATCGACGACGAGGTGCGAAACCTAGGCGGTCTATACATCATCGGTACCGAAAGGCACGAAAGCCGCCGTATCGACAACCAGCTGCGAGGCCGCTCTGGACGTCAGGGCGATCCCGGAGTGAGCCGCTTTTATCTAAGCCTTGAGGATAATCTACTTCGGATATTCGGTAGCGACCGCATCAAGGCGATAATGACGCGCCTTGGTATCGAAGAAGGCGAAAGCATCGACTCAAAAATGGTCACAAGAGCCGTCGAAAATGCGCAAAAAAAGGTCGAAAGCCTGCACTTTGAAGCGCGAAAACACATCCTCGAGTACGACGACGTCGCAAACGAGCAGAGAAAAACGGTGTATAAATTTAGAAACGAGCTACTTGATCCAAATTTTGAAGTTGGCGAAAAAATCAAACAAAATCGTGCCGAATTTGTCGAGCATCTGCTAGCTCAGGCCGAAATTTACGCAGGCGAGCCAAAGAGCGAATACAACCTCGAAAAACTAAGCTCCGTGATAATCTCAAGCGGCGCGTTCATGCGGCCAGATGACCTAAAAGATCTCGACTACGCCGAGCTTGCCGAGAAGATAACGGCTAAATTTGAAGCCGACTATGAAGAAAAAATGGGCGTCATAGGCGAGGGTCAGCGCAGATACCTAGAAAAGGTGCTTTGCCTGCAAGTACTAGACACTGCATGGCGCGAACATCTATATCAGATGGACATCCTAAAAACCGGCATCGGACTGCGCGGCTACAATCAAAAAGACCCGCTCACCGAGTATAAAAAAGAGAGCTTTAACCTCTTTATGGAGCTTGTTAGTCGCATCAAATTTGAGAGCATCAAGATACTAACGGCCGTGCGCCTAAGCTTCTCCGAGCCTAGTGAGTCTGCACCGCAGGAAGTGCAAGATAGCGAGACCGTCGGTGCACCTGAGAGTGAAGAAAAGCCTGGTAAAAAAGTATCGCGAAACGACCCGTGCCCGTGCGGAAGCGGCAAGAAATACAAAGACTGCCACGGCAAGAGCGGCCCTAAAAAAGGAGCTTTTGCTGAGGATTGGGATAAAATTTAGCTTTGGCGTTTTGGCGGCGACTTGCTAAATTTAGCATTTAAATTTGCCGCCTTTTTTATAGCGGCGCGGAATCGTAACGTAAATTTAAAGCGCCTAGCGTTTGTAAGCGGTTTTTGAAATTTGACGTCAAATTTGTGTGAGTAGATAAATTTAACGCGCTTGTCGTAAATTTAAAATAAAATCGAGCGACGCAAAAATAGCGAGCAAGCCAAAGCCCAAATTTAAAACAACGGAAAAACAAATGAGCCTAACCAAATATCTACTTTTTAAATATCTACGGTTTGACAAAACCCAGCCGTTTATCATGCTTTCGGCGCTTTTGGCGTTTCTAGGTGTGGGCGTCGGGCTCATGGTGCTCATCGTTGCGATGGCGATCATGAACGGCTTTGATAAAGAATTTGAGCGCAAACTTTTTACGATGAACTACCCGATCACAATCCTCTCCACCATACGCGGCAACATCGACGAGAGCGACGTTAGCGAGCTAAAACAGAAGTTTCCGAATCTCAAATTTAGCCCGTACATCATGAGTCAAGTTATCATCAAAGGCGCAAATAGCTTCGAGGGCGGACTGCTTTTTGGCGTAAATTCAGCCGACGAAAAGCAGATAAACTCGGTCGTAGCAGCCGGTCTTGGTGACCGCGAGCTAGACGGATACGGCCTGCTCGTCGGGCAAGGCGTCAAAAATGAGATGATGATAAACGAAAATGACAAACTCACGCTCATTTTTACCAAAAACGACCCGAGCGGCTTCGCGCTAACGCCCAAAATGAAGCGCTTTGACGTCGTGAGCTCGTTTAGCTCGGGGCTTGTGGCCTACGATAAAAGCTATCTATACACGAGTGTCGAGGCGCTGCGTAAGATACTTGAGTACGACGAGGGTAAATTTGACGGCATACACGTGTTTTCAAACGATCCGTTCGTCGACATCGAAAAGATCTCGCGCGAGCTACGTCTGGGGCAAAAAGCTATCGGCTGGTGGCAGCAAAACGGCAACTTTTTCTCCGCTTTGGCGCTTGAAAAACGCGCGCTTTTTATAGTTTTGATGCTCATCATCCTGGTTGCCTCGCTAAATATCGTAAGCTCGCTGCTCATGACTGTCATGAACCGCCGCCAAGAGATCGCACTACTACTCTCGCTGGGCGCTAGCAAGGCCGAGATCAAAAAGAGCTTTTTTGCCCTAGGAGCCACGATAGGTGGAGGCGGGATAGTGTTTGGGCTCGTGCTCGGGCTCTTTGGCGTATGGCTGCTCGGTAGCTTTGATATCGTAAATTTGCCAGCCGACGTTTACGGCAGCGCGAAGCTTCCTATGGAGTTATCCTTGCTCGATCTTGTTATGATTTTGATCGGAGCGGTCGTTATTGTGGCGTTTTCGTCGTTTTACCCTGCTAAAAAAGCCGCTCAGATAAACGTGCTCGAGACGCTTAGGAATGAATAAATCGGTATTTTAGTGAAATGCTTTTGGGTTAAATTTGAGCGAATAAAAATTTGCTGTTTTGATCGCGCTGGCTCGTCTATTTTTTGAATTATATAAAAAGCGGCGAAATTTTATTTATATAAAAACACGCCGCTTTAAATTATTTTCGTTCAAGTTTTTATTCTCGTGCGTGTAAATTTTTAAATTTAAGCTGCAGTCGGCGTCAAATTTACCATCCAAACTAGAAATTGTACATCGTACAAAGTATCCACAACCAAGTAGTAGCCGTAAGTTTGCCTATGTTTTTTATACTGCAACGGTTGCTAAATTTACTTACGGCATTTAGAAAGCCATGCTTAAGGTCGGCACTTATGCTAAATTTACTCCATATTCGACTGCTGTTTTGAAGTGAATTGTATCAATTTGCAAGCAAAAATTTGAGACCCTTTAAGATATAATGCTCAAAATTTAATCCAAATTTGAGGCGAAAATGACGAATTTCGAGTACGCGCGCCGCATTGACGAGGCTGCAGGACTTAGATTGCAAAGAGATAGATCTGCAGGATAAGTTTTACGGGCTTTTTCAGTGCTTTATGCCTGACGGAGTCGGCGTGGAGGCGATGTTTGCGCTGCTGCAAAACGACTCCGAGCTGCGCAAGCACGCATAATGCCGATCTACGCAGTCACGGCGTAGCAGACGCAAGAGGCGTTTGGTCGGGGCGTGGCGCCCGGGTATTTTTGCCCGCCATAGGATCCGAAATTTAGTGGCGAAGCGCTTAAGAGCCTAGCTTTAGCGCGCGTTCGAAATTTAAAAATTTTCGCAGAATTTCTAGGCAAGAGCGAGCTTTTAAAGATGCTTGAGCGGGTAAAATCCGTGCGCGTGCAGGAAAGTTTTGACTTTAGGGATATGAAGATGAACTTGCGAACGCCGTATACGGGGCGAGTGGATGATAGATTCGCAGGGGCTCGATGCGAAGCTATGGGTGCTCGGCGAAGCGTATTATTCGATCGACTGCGACTACCTGCTACCTGCACACTTGCAGTATCCAAACTACGCGCAAAGGCCGCAGGAGGACTTCTTAAAGCCCTACTTCGAGCTGTATCTAGCGGGACGGCAGATCGCCTTTGAGCGCGGCGAGGTCGTGGTTTTTACGCGATAAATTTACACAGACAAGGAAAATAAATGCATACGGACGCTTTTAGATGGCTAAAATTTGAGCTCTGCGAGTATATAAAACTATACGATGCGGGCTAAAAAAGCCAGCAAACGAGCATCTAAAGGGCACTGTGAGTAAATTTAAAAGCGAATTTAGCCAGACGCAGCGTGACCGTGCACTAGGCGAACTTTGCCGCGAAATTTTAGACGAAAATAAAAGCGAGCTAAAAAATCTAAAAAACCGCGGCAACGGCGAGCTACCTTTTGAGCTCGGTGAGCTAGTCGACGAGTATCTAAAAGGGCGTTGCGACGCAGGCGAGATGCCGCATCTGCGCTGGGCGTACCAGATCTGCACGCGCGGCTTGCAGGAGCTTGATAGGAATGAGCTTTTGCGCCGTGCATACCGCCATGAGCATTGCGACGCACGAACTGTGGAGTTA includes:
- a CDS encoding ABC transporter permease — its product is MSLTKYLLFKYLRFDKTQPFIMLSALLAFLGVGVGLMVLIVAMAIMNGFDKEFERKLFTMNYPITILSTIRGNIDESDVSELKQKFPNLKFSPYIMSQVIIKGANSFEGGLLFGVNSADEKQINSVVAAGLGDRELDGYGLLVGQGVKNEMMINENDKLTLIFTKNDPSGFALTPKMKRFDVVSSFSSGLVAYDKSYLYTSVEALRKILEYDEGKFDGIHVFSNDPFVDIEKISRELRLGQKAIGWWQQNGNFFSALALEKRALFIVLMLIILVASLNIVSSLLMTVMNRRQEIALLLSLGASKAEIKKSFFALGATIGGGGIVFGLVLGLFGVWLLGSFDIVNLPADVYGSAKLPMELSLLDLVMILIGAVVIVAFSSFYPAKKAAQINVLETLRNE
- the lolA gene encoding LolA-like outer membrane lipoprotein chaperone, encoding MKKILAFLLFCASAFAVTLNFVTLQSDFVQTITSENETVDYFGKFYAKSNNRAYWIYERPTPKKIYFDKNRVVVIEDALEQAIISKFEKAPNLIDVVRNAVKITDTLYKAKYDGVEYLITVKNYIPTRIDYEDKLGNKIKITLSNTKKDFKINDDLLTPVIPSYYDVINQ
- the secA gene encoding preprotein translocase subunit SecA, with protein sequence MITAFMQKVFGTKNDREVKKYFKRVAYINSLESKYQAMSDDELKAKFNEFKAQVQNGEKSQDELLDDVFAIVREVGKRTLNMRHFDVQLIGGMVLNDGKIAEMKTGEGKTLVASLPVVLNAMGGKGVHVVTVNDYLAKRDATQMGEIYKFLGLSVGVILGGEYDDAARKAAYDSDITYGTNNEFGFDYLRDNMKMDFKDKVQREHNFVIVDEVDSILIDEARTPLIISGPTNRTLDGYIKANEVARQMKRGEPPATPQEKATGDFTVDEKNRTIAITEEGISKAEKLFGVGNLYDMENAILSHHLDQALKAHNLFEKDVHYVVRDGQVVIVDEFTGRLSEGRRFSEGLHQALEAKEGVKIQEESQTLADITFQNYFRLYKKLSGMTGTAQTEATEFSQIYKLDVVSIPTNVPVIRKDNNDLIYKTENEKFKAVIDEIKKAHDRGQPVLVGTASIEKSEKLHNLLVKEKIPHSVLNAKNHEKEAEIIAQAGARGAVTIATNMAGRGVDIRIDDEVRNLGGLYIIGTERHESRRIDNQLRGRSGRQGDPGVSRFYLSLEDNLLRIFGSDRIKAIMTRLGIEEGESIDSKMVTRAVENAQKKVESLHFEARKHILEYDDVANEQRKTVYKFRNELLDPNFEVGEKIKQNRAEFVEHLLAQAEIYAGEPKSEYNLEKLSSVIISSGAFMRPDDLKDLDYAELAEKITAKFEADYEEKMGVIGEGQRRYLEKVLCLQVLDTAWREHLYQMDILKTGIGLRGYNQKDPLTEYKKESFNLFMELVSRIKFESIKILTAVRLSFSEPSESAPQEVQDSETVGAPESEEKPGKKVSRNDPCPCGSGKKYKDCHGKSGPKKGAFAEDWDKI